A section of the Methanobrevibacter thaueri genome encodes:
- a CDS encoding DUF5591 domain-containing protein yields MKVICSSEESLYRPEAVRWRQRMEIMKPLGDTVVLLPCSMKKPYSNSKSHQKFRKLTRSFQELIVTSPFGICPRELENTYPIQSYDVSTTGSWSSDEIEETGRLVAKYCEGKNVVANLAGGYLESCEAYMDDFVNVCVNERPTSPDSLYNLRMELKNHQRVNRREKTLHELKSIAKYQFGEGGEEFIPDNVKTKGMYHKRILSNGTQLALLNKDYGLFRLNLPGGEILKDLGIHIVNIDFNLQTNTVFAPGVENADHNIIPNDEVVIVHDDTVVGVGKAVMTGREMEECDNGIAVKLKHRLKK; encoded by the coding sequence ATGAAGGTAATATGTTCAAGTGAGGAATCCCTATACCGTCCGGAAGCGGTTAGGTGGAGACAAAGAATGGAAATTATGAAACCCCTAGGCGACACTGTCGTTCTGTTGCCATGCAGTATGAAAAAACCTTATTCCAATTCCAAATCCCATCAAAAGTTTAGAAAACTGACAAGGTCCTTCCAGGAGCTTATCGTTACCTCCCCTTTTGGCATTTGCCCTAGGGAACTTGAAAACACCTACCCGATACAGTCATATGACGTCAGCACTACCGGCTCATGGTCAAGCGACGAGATTGAAGAGACCGGAAGACTGGTAGCCAAGTATTGTGAAGGAAAGAATGTTGTTGCAAACCTCGCAGGAGGATATCTTGAATCATGTGAAGCATATATGGATGATTTTGTTAACGTCTGCGTTAATGAGCGTCCGACCTCTCCAGATTCACTTTACAACTTGAGGATGGAGTTGAAAAATCATCAGAGAGTCAACAGGCGTGAAAAAACCTTGCATGAGCTCAAGTCAATTGCCAAATATCAGTTTGGCGAAGGGGGTGAGGAATTCATTCCCGACAATGTCAAGACAAAAGGAATGTACCATAAAAGAATATTGTCGAACGGTACTCAATTGGCATTGTTAAATAAGGATTATGGTTTATTCAGACTTAATTTGCCTGGTGGTGAAATTTTAAAGGATTTGGGAATCCATATTGTCAATATTGATTTCAATCTCCAGACCAATACTGTTTTTGCACCGGGAGTGGAAAATGCAGACCATAACATTATTCCAAACGATGAGGTTGTTATTGTTCATGACGACACCGTTGTAGGTGTCGGCAAGGCTGTGATGACAGGCCGTGAGATGG
- a CDS encoding pyruvate kinase alpha/beta domain-containing protein: protein MARKFITYFDKEGEDYTDELIMAVKDKLDASPGIKRILIASSSGASALKLYEAIDGDIEIINVTHHMGFSGPNESDISEDMVAKLEKVGIKTYLGSHAFSGAARGVTNKYGGYSPLDVVADTLRMFSHGVKVAAEISIMAADAGLIPVGEEIIAIGGRGHGVDTAVILTPVNAKDLFKLQFHEIIAMPRD from the coding sequence ATGGCAAGAAAGTTTATTACATATTTCGACAAAGAGGGTGAGGACTACACTGATGAATTGATAATGGCTGTTAAAGACAAGTTGGATGCATCTCCAGGCATAAAAAGAATTTTAATCGCTTCTTCTTCAGGAGCATCAGCATTGAAGCTATATGAAGCCATTGATGGAGACATTGAAATAATCAACGTGACCCACCATATGGGATTCAGCGGACCGAACGAGTCAGACATCTCCGAGGACATGGTCGCTAAACTTGAAAAGGTTGGAATCAAGACATATCTCGGAAGCCATGCATTCAGTGGCGCTGCAAGAGGAGTTACCAACAAATATGGAGGATACTCCCCATTGGATGTTGTTGCAGACACATTAAGAATGTTTTCACATGGTGTTAAGGTTGCAGCTGAAATTTCAATAATGGCCGCAGATGCGGGTCTGATTCCTGTCGGTGAAGAGATTATAGCTATCGGCGGAAGGGGCCATGGTGTCGACACAGCAGTTATTTTAACTCCTGTCAATGCTAAGGACCTGTTCAAGCTACAATTCCACGAAATTATTGCAATGCCAAGAGACTAA
- a CDS encoding polysaccharide biosynthesis protein — MRVDSIAKYRNYLLPLADAISIVLGYYLVSVLITDSFFMEPTSVVTRNELLISIVLAIIVFQIIFRLSKRYSNIIRYENNQDYILYIVLSVISSLIVSLIEEVILKMVNPSIKLNLMVGIVIGAIMVAYRLIIRYVLLNDVVNKGIMPTSKNKKRLLIIGGGYSANDIIKTLNHSLKGKYEIIGIIDDNRKRIGYSVAGVKIIGDRNDIIPVCENENIDEIFFTIVNIDNKNKKEILELCNKTDAKVKVLPSLKEIITKENLFSSLRDVEIEDLLGRDPIELDNQNIKNLINGKVVLVTGAGGSIGSELCRQIMLHNPKQIVLLDNYENSLYDIELELKTLHPNNDIRAIVANIRENERLETIFERYSPEIVFHAAAHKHVPLMENNPTEAIKNNVFGTYNLVNCSDKYGVKRFILISTDKAVNPTNIMGASKRLCEMVIQAKDKESSTEYVAVRFGNVLGSNGSVVPLFKRQIAHGGPVTVTHKEITRFFMTIPEAVALVLQAITYAEGGEIFVLDMGEPVKIYDLAKSLIELSGYTLGEDMEIEITGMRPGEKLYEELLMNEENLQKTNHDKIFITESMDFTMDDIEAKLDMFRELLKDEGTTKEHVKETMKACVPTYKEPEEVNGE, encoded by the coding sequence GTGAGAGTAGACAGTATTGCTAAATATAGGAATTATTTATTGCCCTTAGCAGATGCCATATCCATTGTTTTAGGGTATTATCTTGTATCAGTACTTATTACAGACTCCTTTTTCATGGAACCGACCAGCGTTGTGACAAGAAATGAGCTTTTGATAAGTATTGTTCTGGCCATAATCGTTTTTCAAATTATATTTAGATTATCAAAAAGGTATTCCAACATCATCCGTTATGAAAACAATCAAGATTATATTTTATACATCGTACTCTCCGTGATATCATCATTAATCGTTTCCCTGATAGAGGAAGTGATTTTGAAGATGGTAAACCCTTCAATCAAGCTTAACCTGATGGTAGGTATAGTCATTGGGGCAATAATGGTTGCATATCGTTTAATCATCAGATATGTCCTCCTGAACGATGTCGTCAACAAGGGAATCATGCCAACCTCAAAGAACAAGAAAAGATTGCTTATTATTGGAGGAGGATATTCCGCCAATGACATCATCAAGACATTGAACCACTCATTGAAAGGAAAATATGAGATAATTGGAATCATTGACGACAATAGGAAACGCATAGGATATTCTGTTGCAGGAGTTAAAATCATCGGTGACAGAAATGACATCATTCCCGTTTGTGAAAACGAAAACATTGACGAGATATTCTTCACAATCGTAAACATTGACAACAAAAACAAGAAGGAAATACTTGAATTATGTAACAAGACCGATGCGAAAGTCAAGGTCCTGCCTAGCCTGAAGGAAATAATCACAAAGGAAAACCTGTTCAGCAGCCTAAGGGACGTTGAAATTGAGGACCTGCTTGGAAGAGACCCTATAGAACTTGACAACCAAAACATCAAGAACCTGATTAATGGAAAGGTTGTTCTGGTTACAGGAGCGGGAGGATCAATCGGTTCCGAGCTGTGCAGACAGATAATGCTCCATAACCCAAAACAAATTGTTTTACTGGACAATTATGAAAACAGCCTTTATGACATTGAATTGGAACTGAAAACATTGCATCCAAACAATGACATACGCGCAATCGTTGCAAACATCAGGGAAAATGAAAGGCTGGAGACCATATTTGAAAGATACTCCCCTGAAATAGTTTTCCATGCAGCGGCACACAAGCATGTTCCATTAATGGAGAACAACCCAACAGAAGCCATTAAAAATAATGTGTTTGGAACATACAATCTTGTAAACTGCTCAGACAAATACGGCGTCAAACGTTTCATACTGATTTCAACAGACAAGGCGGTTAACCCGACCAACATCATGGGCGCAAGCAAAAGGCTGTGTGAAATGGTCATTCAGGCAAAGGATAAGGAAAGCTCAACCGAATATGTTGCCGTCCGTTTCGGAAACGTACTTGGAAGTAACGGATCTGTTGTGCCATTATTCAAAAGACAGATTGCACACGGAGGACCTGTTACAGTAACCCACAAGGAGATTACAAGATTCTTCATGACAATACCTGAGGCCGTGGCCCTTGTTCTTCAGGCAATCACCTACGCCGAAGGTGGGGAAATCTTTGTTCTTGATATGGGAGAGCCTGTTAAAATCTATGATTTGGCAAAAAGCCTTATCGAATTGTCAGGATATACCCTTGGAGAGGATATGGAAATCGAAATCACAGGTATGAGACCTGGAGAAAAGTTATATGAAGAACTCTTGATGAATGAAGAGAACCTTCAAAAGACAAATCACGATAAAATATTCATTACAGAATCCATGGACTTTACCATGGATGACATTGAAGCAAAACTGGACATGTTCAGGGAGCTCTTGAAGGATGAGGGCACAACCAAGGAGCATGTCAAGGAAACAATGAAAGCATGCGTTCCAACATACAAGGAACCTGAAGAAGTTAACGGAGAATAA
- the ftsZ gene encoding cell division protein FtsZ: MKFIDDAIKESEQRMEENTPNKLSSDIDDELTEIMKGVKTNIFVVGAGGAGNNTISRLNEMGIEGATTIAVNTDAQDLFYSQSAKKVLLGRQTSKGLGAGGDPSVGEECAEESEDEIRDELEGSDMVFVTCGLGGGTGTGSAPIIAKIAKKLGALTVAVATMPFSAEGIKRRENAEQGLEKLQDAADTVIIIPNDKLLEVAPNLPLNKAFMVSDEILGRAVKGITELITKKGLVSLDFADIRSIMSGSGMAMIGMGESDTGDRALESVHEALSSPLLDIDISNATGALVNISGSSDLTLHEAEKIVQVVADKLDPEANIIWGTQIDESLQNTVRTTVVVSGIEPNYNAGKTSDIEYAEEKEQSEPASDELDDFIDGIF; encoded by the coding sequence GTGAAATTTATAGATGATGCAATCAAAGAATCAGAACAAAGAATGGAAGAGAATACACCAAATAAGCTCTCTTCAGACATCGATGATGAGCTTACAGAGATTATGAAAGGTGTTAAAACTAATATATTTGTTGTTGGTGCTGGTGGAGCAGGAAACAACACTATTTCAAGATTAAACGAAATGGGTATCGAAGGCGCAACAACTATTGCAGTAAATACTGATGCTCAAGATTTATTTTACAGCCAATCCGCTAAAAAAGTTCTTTTAGGTAGACAAACCTCTAAAGGATTAGGTGCAGGTGGAGACCCATCTGTCGGTGAGGAATGCGCTGAAGAAAGTGAAGATGAAATCAGAGATGAATTAGAAGGATCAGACATGGTATTCGTTACCTGTGGTCTTGGTGGTGGAACAGGTACAGGTTCAGCTCCAATCATTGCTAAAATTGCTAAAAAATTAGGAGCATTAACCGTTGCTGTTGCTACTATGCCATTTTCTGCTGAAGGTATCAAAAGAAGAGAAAACGCAGAACAAGGTTTAGAAAAACTCCAAGATGCTGCTGATACCGTAATTATTATACCAAATGATAAATTATTAGAAGTCGCACCAAACTTACCATTAAACAAAGCATTCATGGTTTCTGACGAAATCTTAGGAAGAGCTGTTAAGGGAATCACTGAACTAATCACTAAGAAAGGTCTTGTAAGTTTAGACTTTGCTGACATTAGAAGCATTATGAGTGGTTCTGGAATGGCTATGATTGGTATGGGTGAATCCGATACTGGCGACAGAGCTTTAGAATCAGTACATGAAGCATTAAGCAGCCCATTATTAGATATCGACATTTCAAATGCAACCGGTGCATTGGTCAACATATCTGGTAGTTCTGACTTAACATTACATGAAGCTGAAAAAATTGTTCAGGTTGTTGCCGATAAATTGGATCCTGAAGCAAACATTATTTGGGGTACTCAAATTGATGAAAGTCTCCAAAATACTGTTAGAACCACAGTGGTTGTTTCAGGCATTGAACCTAATTACAATGCAGGTAAAACTTCAGATATCGAATATGCTGAAGAAAAAGAACAATCTGAACCTGCTAGCGATGAATTAGATGATTTTATTGATGGAATTTTCTAA
- a CDS encoding protein translocase SEC61 complex subunit gamma gives MNVQESFNKFIKDSKRVLKVSRKPDGKEYLELAKISAIGVVIIGGIGYIIVCLGHVIGI, from the coding sequence ATGAATGTACAAGAAAGTTTCAATAAGTTTATTAAAGACAGCAAAAGAGTATTAAAAGTATCAAGAAAACCTGATGGAAAAGAATACCTCGAATTAGCTAAGATTTCAGCAATTGGTGTTGTTATCATCGGCGGTATCGGATATATCATTGTCTGTTTAGGTCACGTAATTGGTATCTAA
- the tfe gene encoding transcription factor E: MRETVEETIIPIINALDEGIETDEEIAEKTGIKLNIVRKILYKLYDLKIANYKRSKDPETQWFTYSWKFDKEELINQINKESESELKALNDRLAYEENNMFFICPEGHVRYNFDEASDEEFLCVCGEELQFQDNSDMIDQLKENIKMVESDLDSFNKSIE; the protein is encoded by the coding sequence ATTAGAGAAACCGTAGAAGAGACCATCATCCCAATCATCAACGCATTGGATGAGGGGATTGAAACTGATGAGGAGATAGCCGAGAAAACCGGAATAAAACTCAACATTGTCAGAAAAATATTATATAAACTTTATGACTTAAAAATCGCAAACTACAAAAGAAGCAAAGATCCTGAAACTCAATGGTTCACTTATTCCTGGAAATTCGATAAGGAAGAACTGATCAATCAAATCAACAAGGAATCCGAAAGTGAATTGAAAGCCCTCAACGATCGACTGGCTTATGAGGAAAACAACATGTTTTTCATCTGTCCCGAAGGCCATGTGAGATATAACTTTGATGAAGCTTCCGATGAAGAGTTCTTATGTGTTTGCGGCGAGGAATTGCAATTTCAAGATAATTCAGACATGATTGACCAGCTTAAGGAAAATATTAAAATGGTCGAGAGTGATTTGGACTCATTTAACAAGAGCATCGAATAG
- a CDS encoding DegT/DnrJ/EryC1/StrS family aminotransferase, whose product MNIPFSPPDISEEEIEEVISALKSGWITTGPKTKEFEKRITEYCGSDRTVCLSAATTALEMTLRVLGIGEGDEVIVPAYTYTASCSVIYHVGATPVMVDSQIDRQEMDYSKLDDAITEKTKAIIPVDLAGILCDYDKIYDIIESKKDLFKPNNDLQEAFNRIIVVADSAHGFGAVRNDRKSGSIADFTCFSFHAVKNLTTAEGGAVTWRDHDGIDSEKLYKEYQIYSLHGQTKDALEKTQKGSWEYDILIPAYKCNMTDIQAGIGLAQLSRYDSMLKRRHEIVRRYDEGFKDSKVITPVHFTENSASSAHLYLTRLNGLSLEERNEIIVKMEEAGISTNVHYKPLPLLTAYKNLGFDIEDYPNAYHLFENELSLPIYSTLTDEEVDYIIENLLDILKEY is encoded by the coding sequence ATGAACATTCCATTTTCACCGCCAGACATAAGCGAAGAAGAAATTGAAGAGGTAATCAGCGCTTTGAAATCAGGCTGGATTACTACAGGACCGAAAACCAAAGAATTCGAAAAAAGAATTACCGAATACTGCGGCAGCGACAGGACAGTCTGCCTAAGTGCCGCCACAACCGCTTTGGAAATGACCCTGCGGGTATTGGGCATCGGTGAAGGTGACGAGGTCATTGTTCCTGCATACACTTACACCGCATCATGCAGCGTGATTTACCATGTTGGAGCAACCCCTGTGATGGTTGACAGTCAAATCGACAGACAGGAAATGGATTACTCCAAATTAGATGATGCAATTACCGAAAAGACCAAGGCAATAATCCCCGTTGACCTTGCAGGAATACTGTGCGATTACGATAAGATTTATGATATTATCGAATCCAAGAAGGATTTGTTCAAACCAAACAATGACTTGCAGGAAGCATTCAACAGAATCATTGTTGTTGCCGACTCAGCCCATGGTTTTGGTGCCGTTAGAAACGATAGGAAATCCGGCAGCATTGCCGATTTCACATGTTTTTCATTCCATGCTGTCAAAAACCTGACTACAGCAGAAGGGGGTGCCGTGACCTGGAGAGATCATGATGGCATAGACAGCGAGAAGCTCTATAAGGAATACCAAATCTACTCCCTGCACGGACAAACCAAGGACGCCCTTGAAAAGACCCAGAAAGGATCATGGGAATATGACATTCTAATCCCTGCATACAAGTGCAACATGACAGACATCCAGGCCGGAATCGGGCTTGCGCAACTATCAAGATATGATTCAATGCTTAAAAGAAGGCACGAGATTGTCAGAAGGTATGATGAAGGGTTCAAGGACAGCAAAGTCATTACACCAGTTCATTTCACTGAAAATTCAGCATCTTCGGCTCATTTATACCTGACAAGATTGAACGGCCTCAGTTTAGAGGAAAGAAATGAGATTATCGTGAAGATGGAAGAAGCGGGAATAAGCACAAATGTCCATTACAAGCCACTGCCATTACTGACCGCATATAAAAATTTAGGATTTGACATTGAGGATTATCCGAATGCTTATCACCTGTTCGAGAATGAATTGAGCCTGCCTATATATTCTACCCTAACTGATGAAGAGGTAGATTATATTATCGAAAATCTATTGGATATCTTAAAAGAATATTAA
- a CDS encoding coenzyme F420-0:L-glutamate ligase: MKTDEVKNIKHVINGNHIVIPIETGYIKPNDNLNSIIDPAKEIMEDGDYLVIAETPISVSQGRLIDEAEYTPSLTAKFLTTVWSKYLWGYVFGPALKIKERTIKNLRRLPKETEAHKEVVLQLYGLKHALKPASEAGIDLSNAPGTCVSLLPENPEKVAKDIKREIGKDVCVMIIDTDATYMKNGKYFTGLPIAIEGIDADNGFFGYVKGQLSENMGSTPLGCSEKMDVETALKIANIAEDYQKLLSTEMKTIHSVKAVLGSEIDEVTIEDLDSITHTPAVIIREI, encoded by the coding sequence ATGAAAACCGACGAAGTTAAAAATATCAAGCATGTGATAAATGGGAATCATATTGTAATTCCCATTGAAACAGGATACATCAAGCCAAATGATAATTTGAACTCCATCATTGATCCGGCAAAGGAAATAATGGAAGATGGAGATTATCTGGTAATCGCCGAGACCCCAATTTCCGTTTCACAGGGAAGGCTGATTGATGAGGCCGAATACACCCCCTCATTAACCGCGAAATTCCTGACAACAGTTTGGAGCAAGTACCTGTGGGGCTACGTTTTTGGACCTGCCCTGAAAATCAAGGAAAGGACCATCAAGAACCTGAGAAGACTTCCCAAAGAAACCGAAGCCCACAAGGAAGTGGTTCTTCAGCTATATGGCCTTAAACATGCATTGAAACCTGCTTCGGAAGCGGGAATTGACTTGAGCAACGCCCCTGGAACCTGCGTTTCCCTTCTTCCCGAAAATCCTGAGAAGGTTGCAAAGGATATCAAAAGGGAAATCGGAAAGGATGTCTGCGTGATGATCATTGACACCGATGCGACCTACATGAAAAACGGAAAGTACTTCACAGGCCTTCCGATAGCCATCGAAGGCATTGACGCCGACAATGGATTTTTCGGATATGTCAAGGGCCAGCTGTCCGAAAACATGGGCTCAACACCATTGGGATGCAGTGAAAAGATGGACGTTGAAACCGCACTGAAAATAGCCAACATCGCAGAGGACTATCAGAAATTACTTTCAACCGAGATGAAAACAATACATAGTGTCAAGGCCGTTTTAGGCTCTGAAATTGATGAAGTGACAATTGAAGACCTTGATTCAATCACCCATACTCCTGCAGTTATTATTAGGGAAATTTAA
- a CDS encoding TIGR00295 family protein, producing MEIELLEKEHTPENVIDHCKAVYKKAMKIAANFNDVDEDLIRKGALLHDIGRSRTHGITHAVEGVKIAERYGYDDDVLNIIERHIGAGITESEAEKLGLPKKSYVPQTLEEKIVAHADNLVSGSREVDIDFVIEKWKRTIEDSDDNIERLIKLDNELIKAFEEKQ from the coding sequence ATGGAAATCGAATTGCTTGAAAAGGAGCATACTCCAGAAAATGTTATAGACCACTGCAAGGCAGTTTATAAAAAGGCTATGAAGATAGCTGCTAATTTTAATGATGTGGACGAGGACCTTATACGAAAGGGCGCATTGCTGCATGATATCGGAAGGTCAAGGACACATGGAATAACCCATGCCGTTGAAGGAGTCAAGATTGCCGAGAGATATGGCTATGACGATGATGTCTTGAATATCATTGAAAGGCATATTGGTGCTGGGATTACCGAAAGCGAAGCTGAAAAACTTGGACTTCCAAAGAAATCGTACGTGCCCCAGACACTTGAGGAGAAAATTGTTGCCCATGCCGACAATCTTGTAAGCGGCAGCAGGGAAGTTGATATTGATTTTGTAATAGAAAAATGGAAGAGAACCATTGAAGATAGTGATGACAACATTGAAAGATTGATCAAACTGGATAACGAACTTATAAAAGCTTTTGAGGAGAAACAATGA